TTGAAATGGAATTTGTACACATACATAATTTATTGACCGTCATATTCATTTTGTAGTCGTTGATGATGTTTCTTATCATTATACGCTAAGCTTGTTctgaaggaggaaaaaaaaatgtctaAGGCAGCTATCCCAATTCCAAGAGACAAAACATATGAATAGGCCGGCGACCTGTAGTTTATGGGGATGAGCTGGCATGTGAACTGTGAATCCATGTGGATTGATGGATCGGGAGCATGAGAAATGATAATTTGAAAGACTAATGAAGACTGCAATATAATGAGAAGACTTTGGAGGTCTGTCAATGATAATTGTTCTCTTTACAGGCTTTAGAGTGGAAGTGGAAATGAGAAACAAAGGCATGCTGCGGCTTAGCTAGCGTTCCATATAAATGCCCATCCTCACCTTCCATTTCTCTCACACAGGACAGGAGAACCTTCCCTTCCCTAGCTTATAATTAAGCTCTTGTTGCTCTCTCTCCGGCAAGGCAATCACGAGCTCTCCCAAACCCACCCATGGCCAATTTCCAAATCACCCCAAGCCGTGTAACCGTTGACAACAACGAGTACAATTTCAGCAACCTCTACTTGCTCCACGCCCCTTCGGGTCCTAGAAAGAACCAAGCCGAAGTGACAAGATCGGATGCTGATACCGGTCTGGGCGTGATAGCCGTCAACAACTGGGAGATATACGATGGACTTGGCCCAGGCGCCGCCATTGTTGCCCGTGCGCAAGGCCTGCACATCCATGCTGGTAACTGGAGCAATGTCTTCAGCATAGTGTTCGAGACTCCGAGGTACACAACGCATGCACAGTAACTTTTTATATACTGTCTGATTGATGACTAttaatcaaggtttgtgctgAATAGTACTAGATCAGAGTGATCATCGTTGCGGTGAATGATATGATACTGCTACCTGTGTATGAATATGGTACAGGTTCAGTGGGTCAACCCTTGAGGTGATGGGTACATCCGTTGACATTGGCGAGTTCGCCATTGTTGGCGGGACAAAACAGTTTGCTATGGCAAGAGGAGTCATCTACAAAAAGTATCTTCCGGAGCAATCGACGAGTGATGGTGGTATCATACAACTTACCATCCGCGGATTCTTCCCCGTGCTGAAACCGcaaccatcgccgccgccgccgccgccggtggtaCGAATGATATTTCTCACTCACCATCTGTAGCTAACAAACAGTCTAATAACTAATTTTCTTATTTACCAAGGATTTTCATTTTGAACGCCCCAAAATACCACATAACTATTTATATTATTTGCTATGTGGATGAACCAGAACCGTACGCGTGTCCTCAAGATTGGGCCATGTGGTGGGAATGGAGGGGTAGTTTGGGACATACCAGGCACACCGTCACCAACACGTCTAGAAAGTATCACAATAAGTTACGGCGGGGTTATTGATGGAATTGAATTTTCCTACATTAACCAATCTGGCCAGAGGTGCACTACAGGCCGTTGGTGTGGTAAAGGTGGAACGCGTACTCAACTGGTCAGTGGAAATTTAAACACATTTTATCATTGTTTTTTGGCCAAGGAAAACCATATTCGTGGCCAATAAGATTAGCTCTGCTCCTTTATTTAATAGTAAATAACTACTCCTAAATGATTCATTGTTCTTGTGATAATGCAGATTAACCTTGGCCCATCTGAGTTTGTGAAGGAAGTTTCAGGAACAATTGGCGCTTATCGCCACTACAACAACATCATTAGAACCCTTGCAATTGTCACCAACGTCAGGACATATGGGCCTTTTGGGAACCAATTGAATGGAACCGCACCATTCAGCATCCCCGTGCAAAACAACAGCAGCATTGTGGGTTTCTTTGCGCGCGGCCAGCAGTTTCTCGACGCGATTGGCGTTTATGTGCAAGAGACACAATAATTTTAGGTTCTGGTGTGTTGCTGAAATAATAAGGGGGATCTTCTCTTGTGTGCTAGCTGATGATCCTTTGTACTTGTAATGCTTTCTGTTAAATTATTTCCCTTCCGTACCCTTTGTCTTTTGAATGCAAGCAGCAATCCAGTGAAGCTTTGTTGGTTATAATAACTTATACTATGTGCTTATTTGAAATGAGAAAAAAGTTATTGCGCAATGTAAAGTTGTCTAATAATTTACTGTTTTGAAATGATTATGTATTCCAGGAAGTAGGGTACTACACAACCCTATTTACAGCTGGTTCCCTTGCTTTTCACGGTTGGAATCCAACATGACTATAACTAAGGCCATCATGCCGGTCAACTTGACCTTGAATCGAGTCGATAGGTCAGCAATTTTGTTTCCTTCTCACATCACCAATTTCTTTTGAAGGAACAGGAGGAGCAAGCTCCTACTagatatataaataaataaaagagtttACAGATGAGTTACAAAACCTAAGAAAACAAAGACCTCCTAAGGACATAAAGAAAGATCAcgagaagaaaaagaataaagctCAAAGGATGTCACAAAAGAAGGGAGGAGGCAGACGCACCTGCAAAAGACTTCTACAGAGATTGCAGCCATTCTTTTGTTGAAGGGATCAAATCTATGGAGTAGAAGGGAGAATTCTGACATGAACTTCCTTTTGCAATTATGAATAGCCAGATCAATATTGCTGAACAGCCGAGTTATCCAAATACTTAGGACATCAGGATTATGATTTCCATAAAGAAGGGAGCAACCAATTTCCTTCTGATGAGGTTAAAAATCTGTAATAAAGGTCTTGAAGTGGAAACTGACATACCAATGGAGGCCCAACAAACTTTGGCGAAATTACATCTTTAAGAGATGGGCAACCATTTCCAGCTTCTGTAAGATGCATAAGTCATATGTATATGAGTCCAACACCATGATTTTACGCCTGAGCAGATCCCTAGTGCTAAGACGATTCTGAAGAAGTAACCAAAAGAAGACTTTATGTTTCATTTGGCATTTTGACCTCCAAATCCAGAGAAAGGCCGGGTGAACATCcgtaaggaatcggtgctcgtagcctaagagggggagggggtgaattaggaAACTTAAAAACTTAACATATAACTTCCACTACTTTGTATGTAAGTAAACTAGATCATTCTATCCTTGAAGTGCattctatggttgatctagtgtgaaacccttatcccaaaataagttttgcaacctagagccaatcctaacAAGATACTACACTAGAAAGTAaacacacaagttgcaagtatgaaatgcggaaacgtaagagGTTAGGATGaagggaagcaaactcttgacacgatgatttatcccgtggtatcgatagccactaagccaccactagtccacgttgttgaagcactcacacaagagtattgcttcccggtcaccaagtctctcccaatGTGCttcttgacttgccacaaaagCTTGGCCACAAAGGCTCATGCCAAGTccctcggtcaccttgatgccgtcttcactaaggagcttctccacgaaggaaagGGATCTCCACGCCTCCCGCACAAGGTCGTCGacaccgctccacaccaagcccgagggtcgaagacttgccggcgagccaccaaggctccaaggcgccGACACACCTCTTGGTGGCTCCTAACCTCTTACGTTTCTGCATTTCATACTTACAACTTGTGTGTTTATTTTCTTAATGTATtatcttgctaggattggctctaggttgcaaaacttattttgggatgagggtttcacactagatcaaccatagaatGCACTTCTAGGATAGAATGATCTAGTTTACTTACATGCAAAGTAGTGGAAGTCATAGGTTAAGTTTTTAAGTTGtctaattcaccccctccccctcttaggctatgagcaccgattccttacaAGTGGTATCGGAGTCGGGACTTGCATCTTTCACAAAGAATCGACAAATTCCATTGGCAAATTGTGAAACTGGCTCATTTGAAATGGTTAGGCTTCACCGTCTTGTGAGTTAGCTCAATAGGGGAAAGGGATGGATGCAATAGGTTTGACTCCATATTTCGATGGCACGGACTATCCATGTTGGAAAGTTCTCATGAAAACATTTATCCAAGCTAAGGGTCTAAATGTTTGGAGAGTCACTAGTGAGGGTATGACAAATAAAGGGCAACAAGAACAACAATATGATGTGATTGTCAAGAGCATTACCTTATCCTCACTTAGTGAAAGTATTTTAAATCGTGTATTTACTTGTGAAAATGCTAACAAGCTATGGATGACTATCAAAGAGAACAATAAGGGCTCAAAGGACGTATCTAATGAAAGATACGATGTTCTCATTGATAAGCTCAATAGCTTTAAGCAACTTGATAATGAGACTATCGAGGCTATGTACTCACACTTAAATATTCTTGTGAATGAGATCAATGCTTTAGGTGTGAAGAATATGAAGGATGTGGAACTCAATCGCAAGATCCTTCATAGCCTCCGGAAGTCGGATTATGATTTGGTGAAGGCAATTCTCTTTGAAAAGAAGCTCGATGAGTTGACTCCAAATCAAATCCTAAACAAGATCATGACATTTGAGCTTCGGCTAATGGACAAGCCTAAGGTGCAACTCGAGGATAAGCCCAAAGAACATCTTCTCCAACTCAAAGCCTTACGTTTTCAAGTCAACAAGAGAAGAAGTTGAGGAAGATGGCAATTCATGAAAGATCAAGTGAAgaaaaagatgatgatgatgatgaaatcTCCTCAATTGATGAAGAAACCAAGTCCTTCGTAAATGTGTATGCTGAGAAGGTCTTCAAGTACGTGAAGAAGATCAACATGTACAGCTACAATGTTCACTTGAGAGAAGGACGTCATCATCAAGTGAAGATCATGAAGATTaagcacaagaagaagaagaaggagaggaaATCCAAGCAAGAAGCACTCACCATTGTTTGTGAATGGATAAGCAGTGGAGAATCAAGTTCTTGTAGCTCAAGTGATGAATCAAGAAAGAAATTTACCACTCGCTTCATATGTAAGGTCccttatcatcatcatcatcatcatcatattttcaCCTTATGGCTCAAGATATGGAAAGCTATGTAAGTGATGATGAATCTAATTCTCATTCTATTGATGTTCTTCTTGAGCTAATCCATGAGCAAAAAGGAATCATTAAGAAACAATCTAAGCAAATAAAAGAACTCAATGCTCTCAATGATCTTAATGCTACCTTTGCTACAAATTATGAAAATTTTTGTGCAAATTCAACTTGCTTAGCAAGGAGCATGAAGAGCTCAAATCTAAAATTGAGAGCATTGAAAATGAAACTAAGGATTCCTTGGAGCTAAATGAATCATCTATCCTTTGTGCAGTTCCTATATCTAAGGTAAATATTTCAACTTCTTGCATTAATTTAATTGATGAATCTTGCTCGCCATCTTGCAATGAGAAATGCTTAGAGAATATTGTCGTAGAATCATGTGATGGTCTCATTGCCaaggagaatgatgagctcaagcAAGAAGTGCAATGACTCATGGGCAAATTGGGTAAGTTGAAGGGCAAAGACAAGACAGACAATGTACAAGTTTCTCAAGACAAGAAGAGCAATGTCCAACCTTCTCAAGATAACCGTAATTACATggtgaagaagcttgagaagGGAGTAACCGTGACTTGCTTCAAGTGTCATGAAGAAGGCCACAAGTCCTACTAATACCCTTAAGTGAAGAAGGTGAACTTCACCATCAAGAGCTACCTCATCTACACCAAGCCCAACTGCAAGAACAAGGCCAAGAGCAACACCTACGTCATTAAGAAGAAGACCAATGGCAATGTGATTGCACATAAGGTTGGGAAGATGAAGGAGTGGGGTTGGAACCGACCCATTTGGGTGTCCAAGGAAGTGATCACCAACATGAAAGGGCCTCAAATGATTTGGGTTCCAAAAAGATATGTGAAG
This sequence is a window from Setaria italica strain Yugu1 chromosome III, Setaria_italica_v2.0, whole genome shotgun sequence. Protein-coding genes within it:
- the LOC101777404 gene encoding uncharacterized protein LOC101777404 — encoded protein: MANFQITPSRVTVDNNEYNFSNLYLLHAPSGPRKNQAEVTRSDADTGLGVIAVNNWEIYDGLGPGAAIVARAQGLHIHAGNWSNVFSIVFETPRFSGSTLEVMGTSVDIGEFAIVGGTKQFAMARGVIYKKYLPEQSTSDGGIIQLTIRGFFPVLKPQPSPPPPPPVNRTRVLKIGPCGGNGGVVWDIPGTPSPTRLESITISYGGVIDGIEFSYINQSGQRCTTGRWCGKGGTRTQLINLGPSEFVKEVSGTIGAYRHYNNIIRTLAIVTNVRTYGPFGNQLNGTAPFSIPVQNNSSIVGFFARGQQFLDAIGVYVQETQ